A stretch of the Flavobacterium aquiphilum genome encodes the following:
- a CDS encoding DUF1361 domain-containing protein — protein MHLIIKLFNNNRKINSILLLFTAYSLILLVIRAKLTDSIYLFFLVWNLFLAFIPYFFISYLKNQITLQKSKFKTLLVLFSWLLFLPNSFYILTDLIHLSQSNNHLVWFDLVVFSSYALIGFTIGIISIIEFENIIANYTSPLFIRLIIPSICFLCGIGIYLGRILRYNSWDILSNPTELFQDMMSSLLSTHALLFSFYFGIYIYLFYSLKKIYSTINSF, from the coding sequence ATGCATCTGATCATCAAACTATTCAACAACAACCGAAAAATCAACAGTATTTTGCTGCTTTTTACAGCTTACAGTCTTATTTTATTAGTCATAAGAGCAAAATTAACTGACTCTATCTACCTCTTTTTCTTAGTCTGGAATCTATTTTTAGCTTTCATTCCATACTTTTTTATCAGCTACTTGAAAAACCAAATCACTTTGCAAAAAAGTAAATTTAAAACACTATTAGTTCTGTTTTCCTGGCTATTATTTTTACCAAATTCGTTTTACATCCTGACTGATTTGATTCATTTATCTCAATCAAACAATCATCTAGTCTGGTTTGACTTGGTTGTGTTTAGTTCCTATGCTTTAATCGGATTTACAATTGGGATCATTTCAATAATCGAATTTGAAAATATAATAGCAAACTACACATCTCCCCTATTTATAAGATTAATAATCCCTTCAATATGTTTTTTATGCGGGATTGGCATATATCTCGGTAGAATTTTACGATACAATAGCTGGGACATTTTGAGCAATCCTACAGAATTATTCCAAGATATGATGTCCTCATTATTATCTACACATGCATTATTGTTCTCTTTCTATTTTGGAATCTACATCTACTTATTCTATTCTTTAAAAAAAATCTATTCAACCATAAATTCTTTTTAA
- a CDS encoding winged helix-turn-helix domain-containing protein gives MKNIIQNINKAFDHRIRLGIMSVLMVNESADFSTLKELLGVTDGNLASHTKALESENYIAIEKQFIGKKPNTSYRATKEGRKAFQDHIDALEKLIQKR, from the coding sequence TTGAAAAACATAATTCAAAATATAAATAAAGCATTCGACCACCGAATTCGACTAGGAATCATGTCGGTTTTAATGGTCAATGAATCGGCTGATTTCAGTACGCTAAAAGAATTACTAGGCGTTACTGACGGTAATCTGGCGAGTCACACCAAAGCATTGGAATCTGAAAATTATATTGCCATTGAAAAGCAATTCATAGGAAAAAAACCAAACACTAGTTACAGGGCAACCAAAGAAGGCCGTAAAGCTTTTCAGGATCATATAGACGCTCTGGAGAAATTGATACAAAAACGTTAA
- a CDS encoding YiiX family permuted papain-like enzyme, with the protein MKKTKYIFAIITFLMSFGCALFIANSMFGNILFGKHPASILDKIQEGDMIFQTSNSKQCEAVRIATNSKFSHCGIVFIKEGKKYVFEAVQPVKFTLLEDWITHGKENHFVVTRLKNASEILSLQTLQKMKNYANRLNNKDYDLYFEWSDDKIYCSELIWKIYKNGAGIELCPLQKLKDFNLKDKRVQALLAERYGNKIPFEENVVAPSDLEQSKIVTTIIDNY; encoded by the coding sequence ATGAAAAAAACAAAATATATTTTTGCTATAATTACTTTCCTGATGAGTTTTGGATGCGCGTTATTCATTGCCAATTCCATGTTTGGGAATATTCTTTTTGGTAAACATCCTGCTAGCATTTTGGATAAAATTCAAGAGGGAGACATGATTTTTCAGACTTCCAATTCCAAACAATGTGAAGCCGTAAGAATTGCAACAAATTCTAAATTTTCGCATTGCGGTATTGTATTTATCAAAGAAGGTAAAAAATATGTTTTTGAAGCGGTTCAACCCGTAAAATTCACCCTACTGGAAGATTGGATTACTCACGGGAAAGAAAATCATTTTGTGGTAACCCGATTAAAAAACGCATCGGAAATCCTAAGTTTGCAAACCCTGCAAAAGATGAAAAACTATGCAAATCGTTTGAACAACAAAGATTATGACCTCTATTTTGAATGGTCTGATGATAAAATTTACTGTTCAGAATTAATTTGGAAAATATATAAAAATGGTGCCGGAATCGAATTGTGTCCTCTTCAAAAATTAAAGGATTTCAACTTGAAAGACAAACGGGTACAAGCCCTATTAGCCGAAAGATATGGAAATAAAATCCCTTTTGAGGAGAACGTAGTAGCACCTTCAGACCTGGAGCAATCCAAAATAGTAACCACCATAATTGACAATTACTAA
- the kdsA gene encoding 3-deoxy-8-phosphooctulonate synthase, with amino-acid sequence MNIQNIPQIKHTESGNFFLLAGPCAIEGEEMAMRIAERLVGITDKLQIPYVFKGSFKKANRSRIDSFSGIGDEKALKILEKVSKTFGVPTVTDIHTNEDASMAAEYVDVLQIPAFLVRQTDLVVAAAKTGKTVNLKKGQFMSPESMKHAVQKVLDCNNENVMVTDRGTMFGYQDMIVDYRGIPTMQQYATTVLDVTHSLQQPNQTAGVTGGRPDMIETVAKAGIAVGVDGIFIETHFDPANAKSDGANMLHLDYFEPLMNKLVAIRKTINQF; translated from the coding sequence ATGAATATACAAAACATACCGCAAATCAAACATACTGAGAGCGGTAACTTCTTTTTATTGGCTGGTCCATGCGCCATTGAAGGTGAAGAAATGGCGATGCGAATTGCCGAAAGATTAGTAGGTATCACCGACAAATTACAAATCCCTTACGTTTTTAAAGGATCTTTCAAAAAAGCAAACCGTTCTAGAATTGACAGTTTCTCTGGAATTGGAGACGAAAAAGCATTAAAAATTTTGGAAAAAGTATCCAAAACTTTTGGTGTACCAACAGTTACAGATATCCACACCAATGAAGATGCCTCTATGGCTGCCGAATACGTAGATGTATTGCAAATTCCGGCTTTCCTTGTTCGTCAAACGGATTTAGTAGTTGCTGCCGCCAAAACTGGAAAAACAGTTAACCTGAAAAAAGGACAATTCATGAGTCCTGAAAGCATGAAACACGCTGTACAAAAAGTTTTGGACTGCAACAACGAAAATGTGATGGTAACTGACCGCGGAACTATGTTCGGTTATCAGGACATGATTGTGGATTACAGAGGAATTCCAACTATGCAACAGTATGCTACAACTGTTTTAGACGTTACGCATTCACTTCAACAGCCAAATCAAACCGCTGGTGTAACCGGAGGAAGACCGGATATGATTGAAACGGTTGCCAAAGCAGGAATTGCCGTTGGTGTTGACGGTATTTTTATCGAAACACATTTTGATCCTGCAAATGCCAAAAGTGACGGTGCTAATATGCTGCATTTAGATTACTTTGAACCTTTGATGAATAAATTGGTTGCTATTAGAAAAACAATAAACCAATTCTAA
- a CDS encoding 2-dehydro-3-deoxyphosphooctonate aldolase produces the protein MKKIALFIATIIVLASCGSIKSSIKNVDNNAPEPVLGNNNAFIITQYSKDKKYGYDKDYPVNIFFRGTRNDTINQKYFINALAGPKGEKITYKKLGNCCPFPTKNSDMGAGFLDVYELSWEGLKKPIILYINIYERGQLMVPMGLSLKKIN, from the coding sequence ATGAAAAAAATAGCTTTATTCATTGCAACAATCATAGTACTAGCCTCTTGCGGAAGCATTAAATCTTCCATAAAAAACGTTGACAACAATGCACCTGAACCTGTTTTGGGCAACAATAATGCTTTTATAATTACCCAATACAGCAAAGACAAAAAATATGGCTATGACAAAGACTATCCAGTCAATATTTTTTTCAGAGGTACACGAAATGACACCATTAACCAAAAATATTTTATAAACGCTTTGGCAGGGCCAAAAGGAGAAAAAATAACTTATAAAAAATTAGGAAACTGCTGTCCATTTCCAACCAAAAACAGCGATATGGGTGCCGGATTTTTGGATGTATATGAATTAAGCTGGGAAGGTTTGAAAAAACCAATCATCTTATATATAAACATCTACGAAAGAGGGCAATTAATGGTGCCAATGGGGCTAAGTTTGAAAAAAATCAATTAA
- a CDS encoding YeeE/YedE family protein yields the protein MEIFFQTWPWYVSGFLIGMVMLLLTYFGKNFGMSTNLQSLCSMTGLGKRFEYFDFDWRSNRWNYVVVLGAMVGGFVAVHFMSDPSNVTINPKTIAQLAQMGIDAPNGQLMPQSLFGEQIWQSPKSILILLGGGILIGFGTRYAGGCTSGHAISGLSNLQLPSLKAVIAFFIGGLIMSHFLLPLFF from the coding sequence ATGGAAATATTTTTTCAAACCTGGCCGTGGTACGTGTCGGGTTTTTTAATAGGAATGGTGATGCTGTTGTTGACTTATTTCGGGAAAAATTTTGGTATGTCTACCAATCTTCAGTCCCTATGTTCGATGACGGGGCTAGGAAAACGTTTTGAATATTTTGATTTTGACTGGAGGTCGAATCGTTGGAATTATGTAGTTGTTTTAGGTGCTATGGTAGGCGGTTTTGTGGCTGTACATTTTATGAGTGATCCTTCAAATGTTACTATTAATCCCAAAACAATAGCCCAGCTTGCGCAAATGGGAATTGATGCTCCTAACGGACAATTGATGCCGCAATCATTATTTGGAGAACAAATTTGGCAATCACCAAAAAGTATTTTGATTCTTCTTGGAGGCGGAATTTTGATTGGTTTCGGGACACGCTATGCAGGAGGGTGTACCTCTGGGCATGCAATTTCGGGATTGAGTAATCTGCAGTTACCTTCTTTAAAAGCTGTTATCGCTTTTTTTATCGGAGGATTGATTATGTCTCATTTTTTATTACCCTTATTTTTCTAG
- a CDS encoding DUF6691 family protein encodes MKLLKYFLVGFFFGIVLTKSEAVSWYRIYEMFQFQSFHMYGIIGVAVATGIIGIQIIKRKNIKDIDGLPIEIQEKPKDNARYWLGGISFGLGWALVGSCPGPIFILIGAGFMPVIIVLIGALIGTVIYGVLKSKLPH; translated from the coding sequence ATGAAGTTATTAAAATATTTTCTGGTAGGATTCTTTTTTGGAATAGTACTTACCAAGTCGGAAGCGGTTTCTTGGTACCGCATTTATGAAATGTTTCAATTCCAATCGTTTCATATGTATGGAATTATAGGAGTTGCTGTTGCAACAGGAATTATTGGTATTCAAATTATCAAAAGAAAAAATATAAAAGACATTGATGGCTTACCGATTGAAATTCAGGAAAAACCAAAAGATAACGCCAGATATTGGTTAGGAGGAATTTCTTTTGGATTAGGTTGGGCATTGGTAGGATCTTGCCCAGGACCTATTTTTATATTGATAGGAGCAGGGTTTATGCCTGTAATTATTGTGCTTATAGGCGCACTTATAGGAACAGTTATTTATGGTGTTTTAAAAAGTAAATTGCCTCATTAA
- a CDS encoding ATP-dependent Clp protease adaptor ClpS, whose product MSTLEQIKEKIWEEEVTTKNNEIIVYNDDVNTFDHVIETLVRVCGHTSIQAQQCSLIVHFNGKCTVKTGEYEKLKVQCTGLLEAGLSAEII is encoded by the coding sequence ATGAGTACATTAGAGCAAATAAAAGAAAAAATTTGGGAAGAAGAAGTAACGACCAAAAACAACGAAATTATAGTTTACAATGATGACGTAAATACTTTTGACCATGTTATAGAAACTTTGGTTCGTGTTTGCGGACACACCTCTATTCAAGCGCAACAATGTTCATTGATAGTACATTTTAACGGTAAATGCACCGTAAAAACAGGAGAATATGAAAAATTAAAAGTACAATGTACTGGATTACTTGAAGCCGGTTTAAGTGCTGAGATAATCTGA
- the prmA gene encoding 50S ribosomal protein L11 methyltransferase: MSNIYIGYHFSIEPKELGSEILIAELGEKAFESFTETETGISAYVQKDLWDEMILDDIQILQSEEFKINYTFEEIEQINWNEEWEKNFEPIDVDGSCHVRAPFHPKTDAQYDIVIEPKMSFGTGHHETTHMMIQHLLEMDVTGMKTLDMGCGTAILAILAEMKGAQPIDAIDIDNWCYLNSIENAERNNCKHITVYEGDAALLKGKKYDLIIANINRNILLNDMQSYVDSLNPGGTILFSGFYEEDIPYIDASCTEKGLTYVKKLKRNNWVSIKYVN, translated from the coding sequence ATGTCAAATATTTATATAGGATATCATTTTTCTATTGAGCCAAAAGAGCTGGGATCGGAAATATTAATTGCAGAATTAGGAGAAAAAGCTTTTGAAAGTTTTACCGAAACCGAAACCGGTATTTCTGCTTATGTGCAAAAAGATCTTTGGGACGAAATGATATTGGATGACATTCAGATATTACAATCAGAAGAATTTAAAATCAATTATACTTTTGAAGAAATTGAGCAAATAAACTGGAATGAGGAATGGGAAAAAAACTTTGAACCCATCGATGTAGATGGAAGCTGTCACGTTCGCGCACCATTTCACCCAAAAACTGATGCGCAATATGATATTGTAATTGAACCTAAAATGAGCTTTGGTACAGGACATCACGAAACCACCCACATGATGATCCAGCATTTATTAGAAATGGATGTTACTGGCATGAAAACCTTAGACATGGGTTGTGGTACAGCTATTCTGGCAATTTTGGCCGAAATGAAAGGAGCCCAGCCTATTGACGCTATAGATATTGACAACTGGTGTTACCTAAACTCCATTGAAAATGCCGAACGCAACAATTGCAAGCACATAACAGTTTATGAAGGAGACGCTGCCTTATTGAAAGGAAAAAAATATGATTTAATTATAGCCAACATTAACAGAAATATTCTATTAAATGATATGCAAAGTTATGTTGACAGTTTGAATCCGGGCGGAACCATATTATTTAGTGGTTTTTATGAAGAAGACATTCCTTATATTGATGCATCTTGTACAGAAAAAGGATTGACTTATGTTAAAAAACTAAAAAGAAACAATTGGGTATCAATAAAATACGTAAATTAG
- a CDS encoding tetratricopeptide repeat protein: MKKVFIYTVAMLFSVFLGQAQDIKQAKNAIDAEQYEVAKKTLETITTSAPTDGYARFLLGNVSLLKGDYDAAKKNYDAGIACSSKANFNYIGLGYIALDKGDVAEAEKNFALATKNGSKNNMEESVFIGKAYTYSTNPNYSKAIEILTKSRLIDPKNTAVLLALGDAYKFNKMQNEAYEAYRGAFMIDATLLRAKMGLGTLIKNAHNFPVALTSFNEVIALNPNYGPVYRELAETEYLWALNDPSNYESHISKALAYYEKYMSLTDYSLESRMRHADFLILAKDYKALEAEANEMTKIDKVNPRIYRYLGYSAYHNNNLDVAINSLEPFVSNPSNRVIGRDYYYLGASKLGKAVLSTPVDTLLISKGILDLKKALELTPAITSEFSDLGKKLFEKKLYSKAAAVYEIAISNTEVKPSLLDNFYFASSIYWSCVGIENLNPKQIEALNKADLSLDKIIAASPTTQDAYLFKARIQVLLKNDTLVAKNYEDFVTAASKKDPSELAAKGMKSKLVEAYNNLGVIYAATDKVKAKDNFNKTLGIDPANQYANDQLKSLK, encoded by the coding sequence ATGAAAAAAGTTTTTATTTATACCGTTGCAATGCTGTTTTCTGTTTTTTTGGGACAAGCTCAGGATATAAAGCAAGCAAAAAACGCTATTGATGCTGAACAGTATGAAGTAGCAAAAAAGACTTTGGAAACTATAACAACTTCAGCGCCTACAGACGGGTATGCTAGATTTCTTTTGGGGAATGTTAGTCTTTTGAAAGGGGATTATGATGCCGCCAAAAAGAATTATGACGCCGGAATTGCTTGCTCCTCCAAAGCAAATTTTAATTATATAGGATTGGGTTATATCGCACTCGATAAAGGTGATGTTGCCGAAGCCGAGAAAAATTTCGCATTAGCTACTAAAAATGGTAGCAAAAACAATATGGAAGAGTCGGTATTTATTGGTAAAGCCTATACCTATTCGACTAACCCAAATTATAGTAAAGCAATTGAGATTTTGACCAAATCCCGATTAATTGATCCTAAAAATACTGCTGTTTTATTGGCTTTGGGTGATGCTTACAAATTCAATAAAATGCAAAATGAAGCTTATGAAGCTTATCGTGGAGCTTTTATGATTGATGCTACTTTGTTGAGAGCCAAAATGGGGTTGGGGACTTTAATTAAAAATGCCCATAATTTTCCTGTAGCATTAACATCATTTAATGAGGTGATAGCCTTGAATCCTAATTATGGGCCGGTGTATCGCGAACTTGCTGAAACCGAATATCTTTGGGCTTTAAATGATCCAAGCAATTATGAAAGTCATATTTCAAAGGCTTTAGCATATTATGAAAAATACATGTCTTTAACGGATTACTCATTGGAATCCCGTATGCGCCATGCCGATTTCCTTATATTAGCCAAAGACTACAAAGCGCTTGAAGCTGAAGCTAATGAAATGACAAAAATCGACAAGGTAAATCCTAGAATTTATCGTTATTTGGGTTATTCGGCTTATCACAATAATAATTTGGACGTAGCTATAAATTCATTGGAGCCATTTGTTTCTAATCCATCGAATAGAGTAATTGGTAGGGACTATTATTATTTGGGAGCCTCAAAATTAGGCAAAGCTGTACTCTCAACTCCAGTTGATACTTTGCTTATTAGTAAAGGAATTTTGGATTTGAAAAAAGCTTTAGAATTAACTCCTGCTATAACTAGTGAGTTCTCAGATTTAGGCAAAAAACTTTTTGAGAAAAAATTATATTCCAAAGCCGCTGCCGTTTATGAAATAGCAATTTCAAATACGGAAGTAAAACCATCGTTGCTGGATAATTTCTATTTTGCTTCGTCTATATATTGGTCTTGTGTGGGAATTGAAAATTTGAATCCTAAGCAAATAGAAGCGCTAAATAAAGCTGATTTATCATTGGATAAAATTATTGCAGCTTCGCCAACAACTCAGGATGCGTACCTTTTTAAAGCGAGAATTCAGGTGTTACTTAAAAATGACACATTGGTTGCCAAAAATTACGAAGATTTTGTAACTGCAGCGAGCAAAAAAGATCCTTCAGAGTTGGCAGCCAAAGGGATGAAGTCTAAATTGGTTGAAGCTTATAATAATTTGGGCGTTATTTATGCTGCTACTGATAAAGTTAAAGCAAAAGATAATTTTAATAAAACCTTAGGTATTGATCCTGCTAACCAATATGCAAATGATCAATTGAAAAGCTTGAAATAA
- the tpiA gene encoding triose-phosphate isomerase codes for MRKKIVAGNWKMHKNAAQTKDLLNELLTQIPAETAAQVIVAPTFVNLASAVENLTHSNISVAAQNLHQAESGAFTGEISADMLKSVGVNTVILGHSERRAIFHETDALIASKVDTALKHDMTVIFCFGEELKDRQSGNHFNVVENQLKDGLFHIQAKDWEKIVLAYEPVWAIGTGETASPEQAQEMHEFIRETVRKAFNSDIAEDLTILYGGSVKPDNAKEIFSKPDVDGGLIGGAALNAKDFITIVTSI; via the coding sequence ATGAGAAAGAAGATTGTTGCAGGAAACTGGAAAATGCATAAAAATGCAGCACAAACAAAAGATTTATTAAACGAGTTATTGACTCAAATTCCAGCTGAAACTGCCGCACAAGTAATTGTTGCCCCAACATTTGTAAACCTGGCTTCAGCAGTAGAAAACTTAACACATTCTAATATATCAGTTGCTGCACAAAACTTGCACCAAGCAGAAAGCGGTGCTTTTACAGGTGAAATATCTGCCGATATGCTTAAAAGCGTAGGTGTGAATACCGTAATTTTAGGACACTCTGAAAGAAGAGCAATTTTTCACGAAACTGATGCTTTAATTGCAAGCAAAGTAGATACTGCATTAAAACATGATATGACTGTAATTTTCTGTTTTGGTGAAGAATTAAAAGATCGTCAATCAGGAAATCATTTCAACGTTGTTGAAAACCAATTGAAAGATGGTTTATTCCACATTCAAGCTAAAGACTGGGAAAAAATCGTTTTGGCTTATGAACCAGTTTGGGCTATCGGAACTGGAGAAACTGCTTCTCCTGAACAAGCACAAGAAATGCATGAGTTCATCAGAGAAACTGTTCGTAAAGCATTCAACAGCGATATTGCTGAAGATCTTACTATCCTTTACGGAGGAAGTGTTAAACCAGACAATGCCAAAGAAATTTTCTCTAAACCAGATGTAGATGGTGGTCTTATTGGTGGTGCTGCTTTAAATGCAAAAGATTTCATTACTATTGTAACATCTATCTAA
- a CDS encoding TlpA family protein disulfide reductase, translating to MKKIAVLIIALITFSCSQAQKTEFSKKALSETLLAMDGNQVKFKDILKNQKGKTTIIEFWASWCGDCVKAMPKLKELQANNPNVSYVFMSMDKTADKWKAGIEKHQLNGLHFMANDGMKGVFGTAVDLDWIPRYIIIDKTGKIVVYRAIETDFDKIDATLKELQQNL from the coding sequence ATGAAAAAAATAGCCGTTTTAATTATTGCTTTAATAACATTTTCTTGCTCACAAGCACAGAAAACCGAATTCTCCAAAAAGGCACTTTCCGAAACTTTATTAGCTATGGACGGAAATCAGGTTAAATTTAAAGACATCCTGAAAAATCAAAAAGGTAAAACTACAATTATAGAATTTTGGGCTTCCTGGTGTGGTGACTGCGTAAAAGCAATGCCAAAACTAAAAGAACTTCAAGCCAACAATCCTAATGTTTCGTACGTGTTTATGTCAATGGACAAAACAGCGGACAAATGGAAAGCTGGTATTGAAAAACACCAACTAAACGGTTTACATTTTATGGCAAATGATGGTATGAAAGGCGTTTTTGGAACTGCTGTTGACTTAGATTGGATTCCAAGATACATCATTATCGACAAAACGGGAAAAATAGTGGTTTACCGTGCTATTGAAACAGATTTTGATAAAATCGACGCAACTTTAAAAGAGTTGCAGCAAAACCTTTAA
- a CDS encoding BT_3928 family protein, whose product MKNIITQFSRIFVGILFIISGLIKLNDPVGFSYKLAEYFSEPVFNMPIFVPYALAIALFIVILEVFLGVMLLIGFKSKLTIWLLLLLIIKFTFLTFYSAYFDVVKDCGCFGDALHLTPWQSFTKDVVLLFFILILFVNMKLVKPIFSDKVQNSLALLSVALCAFMGYWVINHLPLKDFRPYKVGNNIQKGMEIPEGAPKSVVEMTFIYKVNGVDKEFTEKDLSNIPAGATFVDRKDKVISEGYVPPIHDFVMEKDGSDYKEELLQEPKLLMIVAYDLALANADGLAKMEQISKAASAKGYKTIAMTGSTPDEIAKIKKQYGITFGFYFCDATSLKTIERANPSFVILEKGTIKQKVHYNDTDDLVF is encoded by the coding sequence ATGAAAAACATTATCACACAATTCTCCCGAATTTTCGTCGGAATCCTGTTTATAATTTCAGGATTGATTAAATTAAACGACCCTGTAGGCTTCTCCTATAAATTGGCCGAATATTTCAGCGAACCGGTGTTTAATATGCCAATTTTCGTTCCTTACGCTTTGGCGATAGCCTTATTTATAGTAATCCTGGAAGTTTTTTTAGGTGTGATGCTGCTCATTGGTTTCAAATCCAAATTGACTATTTGGCTTTTGTTACTTTTAATCATAAAGTTCACATTCCTGACTTTCTATTCGGCATATTTTGATGTGGTAAAAGATTGCGGATGCTTTGGTGATGCATTACACCTTACGCCTTGGCAATCCTTCACTAAAGATGTAGTCCTATTGTTCTTTATCTTAATTCTGTTTGTCAACATGAAATTGGTAAAACCTATATTCAGCGATAAAGTTCAAAATAGCCTTGCATTATTGTCTGTTGCTTTGTGTGCATTTATGGGATATTGGGTTATCAATCACTTACCATTAAAAGATTTCCGACCTTACAAAGTTGGAAATAACATACAGAAAGGAATGGAGATTCCTGAAGGCGCTCCAAAATCAGTGGTAGAAATGACTTTCATCTACAAAGTAAATGGTGTTGACAAAGAATTTACAGAAAAAGACTTATCCAACATTCCAGCCGGAGCTACTTTTGTGGATCGAAAAGACAAAGTAATCTCTGAAGGTTACGTTCCTCCCATCCATGATTTTGTAATGGAAAAAGACGGATCTGATTATAAAGAAGAGCTTTTACAAGAGCCTAAATTACTAATGATTGTTGCTTATGATTTGGCTCTTGCCAATGCTGATGGTCTTGCCAAAATGGAGCAAATCAGTAAGGCCGCTTCCGCAAAAGGGTATAAAACAATCGCAATGACTGGTTCAACCCCAGATGAGATTGCAAAAATCAAAAAACAATACGGTATCACTTTTGGTTTTTATTTCTGTGATGCTACTTCGTTAAAAACTATTGAAAGAGCTAACCCAAGTTTTGTAATCCTTGAAAAAGGAACCATAAAACAAAAAGTGCATTACAACGATACTGATGATTTAGTTTTTTAA
- a CDS encoding DUF1599 domain-containing protein — protein sequence MRNTSQEFDKVIAICRTLFINKMKDYGSAWRILRLPSLTDQIFIKAQRIRSLQENQIRKIDEDETGEFIGIINYSIMALIQLDLGVVDQPDLETERATQLYDAKVALTKELMENKNHDYGEAWRDMRVSSLTDLILQKLLRVKQIEDNKGKTIVSEGIDANYQDMINYSVFALILMNKK from the coding sequence ATGAGGAATACTTCACAAGAATTTGACAAGGTGATTGCCATTTGCCGCACGCTTTTTATCAATAAAATGAAAGATTATGGTAGTGCTTGGCGCATTTTGAGACTTCCTTCCCTAACCGACCAAATTTTCATAAAAGCGCAAAGAATCAGAAGCCTACAGGAAAATCAAATCCGTAAAATCGATGAAGACGAAACTGGAGAATTCATCGGAATCATCAATTATTCGATTATGGCTTTGATCCAATTGGATTTGGGCGTGGTGGATCAACCCGATTTAGAAACCGAAAGAGCAACCCAATTATATGATGCAAAAGTAGCCTTGACCAAAGAATTGATGGAAAACAAAAACCACGATTATGGAGAGGCTTGGCGTGACATGCGTGTGAGTTCGCTCACCGATTTGATTTTACAAAAACTGCTTCGCGTCAAACAAATTGAAGATAATAAAGGAAAAACTATTGTTTCCGAAGGAATTGACGCTAATTATCAGGATATGATTAATTACTCGGTTTTTGCGTTGATTTTGATGAACAAAAAATAA
- the folP gene encoding dihydropteroate synthase translates to MTINCKGQLIDLSEPKVMGILNITPNSFFDGGKYKNEEELLERVGKMLDEGADFIDVGAYSSKPNAEFVSEEEEISRIIPVVNLLQKHFPGIILSIDTFRAGVAKVCIENGAAIINDISAGKLDDKMLETVAKFQVPYIMMHMKGTPQTMQEFTQYEDIIKEMLFYFSERIAVARAHGINDLIVDPGFGFAKTLDQNYFLMNKMELFQMLELPLLVGISRKSMIHKALGVSAEMALNGTTFLNAIALTKGAKILRVHDVKEAVECVHLFNKLNQK, encoded by the coding sequence ATGACTATAAATTGTAAAGGACAGCTTATCGACTTGTCTGAGCCAAAAGTGATGGGGATTTTAAATATTACTCCCAACTCATTTTTTGATGGAGGTAAGTATAAAAATGAAGAGGAACTTCTGGAAAGAGTAGGGAAGATGCTCGATGAAGGAGCCGATTTTATTGATGTTGGAGCCTATTCAAGCAAACCCAATGCTGAGTTTGTTTCGGAGGAAGAGGAGATTTCAAGGATAATTCCTGTTGTGAATTTGCTTCAAAAACATTTTCCGGGAATTATATTGTCTATAGATACTTTCAGGGCGGGAGTTGCAAAGGTTTGTATCGAAAACGGTGCAGCAATTATTAATGATATTTCTGCGGGGAAACTAGATGACAAAATGCTGGAAACCGTTGCGAAATTTCAAGTTCCCTACATTATGATGCACATGAAAGGAACACCGCAAACCATGCAGGAATTCACGCAGTACGAAGATATAATTAAAGAAATGCTTTTTTATTTTTCGGAACGAATTGCTGTTGCCAGGGCTCACGGTATTAACGATTTGATTGTGGATCCTGGATTTGGTTTTGCCAAAACATTGGATCAAAATTACTTTCTTATGAATAAAATGGAATTGTTTCAAATGCTTGAATTGCCTTTATTGGTTGGGATTTCAAGAAAATCTATGATTCATAAAGCATTGGGGGTAAGCGCTGAAATGGCTTTGAATGGAACTACGTTTTTGAATGCAATTGCTTTGACAAAAGGAGCAAAAATACTTCGTGTTCACGATGTGAAAGAAGCTGTGGAATGTGTTCATTTGTTTAATAAATTGAATCAAAAATGA